The DNA segment AACGTGATTGCAGATATTAAAAAAGATGCTCAAGAGCGCATGGGTAAATGCGTAGAAGCGACTAAGAACCAAATGGCGAAAGTACGTACTGGTCGTGCACACCCAAGCTTACTGGACTCTATCCAAGTGTCTTACTACGGCACTATGACCCCGCTGAACCAAGTGGCGAACGTGGGTATTGAAGATGCGCGTACTCTGTCTGTGACTGTGTTCGACCGTAGTGCAATCCAAGCGGTTGAGAAAGCGATTATGAGCTCAGACCTTGGCTTAAACCCAATGTCAGCGGGTGCAACCTTACGTATTCCATTACCAGCACTGACTGAAGAACGTCGTAAAGACTTCATCAAAGTGGTTCGTGCAGAAGCCGAAGGCGGCCGTGTGGCGATTCGTAACGTACGTCGTGACGCGATTTCTGAAGTGAAGAAGCTCGAAAAAGCCAAAGAATGTACT comes from the Shewanella seohaensis genome and includes:
- the frr gene encoding ribosome recycling factor yields the protein MIADIKKDAQERMGKCVEATKNQMAKVRTGRAHPSLLDSIQVSYYGTMTPLNQVANVGIEDARTLSVTVFDRSAIQAVEKAIMSSDLGLNPMSAGATLRIPLPALTEERRKDFIKVVRAEAEGGRVAIRNVRRDAISEVKKLEKAKECTEDDVRRFEDEVQKFTDAHIKKVDEILAAKEIELMEV